Proteins found in one Ctenopharyngodon idella isolate HZGC_01 chromosome 16, HZGC01, whole genome shotgun sequence genomic segment:
- the tbrg4 gene encoding FAST kinase domain-containing protein 4, which yields MTTRLLCRWARWFPRCSQAAVASARLQTSTVHHTEPLCLMSVSWIRPSARHLCQGNELARMEETPFPYECTELVKLVEKASTPQEVLQLWAEQGGSASDAARCLVQLNLRIVEKGGEGILQDPRFENMLETVNSQVSLVWNGSLVALLRTLTMLGLPSDAPVLHSIQNEVLWRIRRLTYRQLAYLVDWVAFQRKRGYENETLTKTLLKQLELRWTELNDSRTITILMGRALLFSPSLMDKLEDKALELAESFSADDIRRVALALASQNRRAVSLLRALSYHLNQKASFELKTPLLLDIAYTYGKLNFHQTQVLQRIAAELLPRLSELSSFDVTRCAKSLAFLKWLNLPLFEGFAQHYVNYSESYSTLQVCNLLMSFAKLNFQLGRGEEFYQKVHKALEGSFQNLEPFLKTDVVWSLCVLNQANPFYISSVTKHDFQKKLSGGIVDRTENYRLKLLHISAFAQLEPLGITIKSPAVVLPAPRGKVETSTPLQSSLHTALQSLTNNRTQALRTAVKTVYGWTIDGELVVDSENKPIDLENLKAPHLPGGGGPDALPAGARRIAFVSWDFPNFCLRSKDLLGRFAMQKRHLQLAGFIVVEVPYFEWLELKSDWQKVAYLKDKLGKAVAEDMAK from the exons ATGACCACCAGGCTGCTGTGCAGATGGGCACGATGGTTTCCTCGTTGCTCTCAGGCTGCCGTGGCCTCAGCCCGACTACAGACTTCCACAGTTCACCATACAGAGCCGTTGTGCCTGATGTCCGTGTCTTGGATCCGACCTTCTGCTAGGCACCTCTGTCAGGGCAATGAACTGGCCAGGATGGAGGAGACGCCATTTCCATATGAATGTACAGAACTAGTCAAACTTGTTGAAAAGGCATCCACTCCACAGGAAGTGCTTCAGTTGTGGGCAGAGCAAGGCGGATCTGCCAGCGATGCTGCTAGGTGTCTGGTCCAGCTGAACCTGCGGATAGTCGAGAAGGGTGGCGAAGGAATTCTGCAGGATCCGCGCTTTGAGAACATGCTGGAGACTGTAAACTCTCAG GTGTCCTTAGTGTGGAATGGATCTCTGGTGGCTCTTCTGCGTACACTCACTATGCTGGGTCTCCCTTCTGATGCCCCTGTACTCCACTCCATCCAGAATGAAGTGCTTTGGAGGATCCGGCGCCTCACCTACCGTCAGCTGGCCTACCTGGTGGACTGGGTAGCCTTTCAACGCAAAAGAGG GTATGAAAATGAAACACTCACCAAAACCCTGCTGAAACAACTGGAGCTGCGCTGGACAGAGCTAAATGACAGTCGTACCATCACCATTCTCATGGGCCGTGCTTTGCTTTTCTCCCCCTCTCTTATGGACAAACTGGAGGACAAA GCTTTGGAGTTGGCAGAGAGCTTTAGCGCAGACGATATCCGGAGGGTGGCATTAGCACTGGCCTCTCAAAACAGGAGGGCCGTTTCTTTGTTACGGGCTCTCTCATACCACCTGAACCAAAAAGCCTCCTTTGAACTGAAAACACCATTGCTGCTTGACATCGCGTACACTTATG GtaagctgaattttcaccaGACACAGGTGCTTCAGAGAATAGCAGCAGAGCTATTACCAAGATTATCAGAACTGAGTTCCTTTGATGTCACTCGCTGTGCCAAGTCTTTAGCCTTTCTCAAGTGGCTCAACCTGCCTCTGTTTGAAGGCTTTGCTCAG CACTATGTGAATTATAGTGAAAGCTACAGCACTCTGCAGGTCTGTAATCTCCTCATGTCTTTTGCCAAACTCAACTTCCAGCTTGGCAGAGGAGAGGAGTTTTACCAAAAG GTGCACAAAGCTCTGGAAGGTTCCTTTCAGAATTTAGAGCCCTTCCTGAAAACAGATGTGGTCTGGTCGCTGTGTGTGCTGAACCAGGCTAATCCTTTTTACATCTCCTCTGTTACAAAGCATGACTTTCAGAAGAAACTTTCAG GTGGCATTGTGGATCGGACTGAGAACTATCGGCTGAAATTGCTGCATATCTCTGCCTTTGCTCAGCTGGAGCCTTTAGGAATCACTATAAAATCCCCTGCTGTGGTGCTTCCAGCTCCCCGGGGGAAAGTGGAGACCAGCACCCCTCTGCAGAGCAGCCTACACACAGCCCTCCAGAGTCTGACCAACAACCGGACACAGGCCCTCCGCACTGCTGTCAAAACTGTATACGGCTGGACAATAG ATGGAGAGCTTGTGGTAGATTCAGAAAATAAGCCTATTGATTTGGAGAACTTGAAAGCCCCTCATTTACCCGGAGGCGGTGGGCCTGATGCCTTACCTGCAGGGGCACGACG AATAGCATTTGTGTCTTGGGACTTTCCTAACTTCTGTCTCAGGAGCAAGGATCTTCTGGGCCGCTTTGCTATGCAGAAACGCCACCTACAGCTGGCTGGGTTTATAGTGGTGGAG GTGCCGTACTTTGAATGGCTGGAGCTGAAGTCTGATTGGCAAAAAGTGGCTTACTTGAAAGACAAATTAGGGAAGGCAGTGGCTGAAGACATGGCTAAGTGA